A single region of the Thermotoga profunda AZM34c06 genome encodes:
- a CDS encoding response regulator transcription factor — MEDDQKIARLLEILFSNHGYDVYVAATGEEGWKMFSMHNPSLVILDLMLPGMDGFEVLEKIRSVDEEVGIIVLTARGEVENKIRGLKKGADDYVPKPFHLDELLARVEAVARRVRKPEQFKIGEIVFDIGSKTLIFPDGSMTVLSERESSLLYYLCINEGKVVSREELLKEIWGDSEYISKNVVDVYVKYLRDKMKGNAHLIRTIRGVGYVLNT, encoded by the coding sequence GTGGAAGATGATCAAAAGATAGCGCGCCTTTTGGAAATACTTTTTTCAAACCATGGTTATGATGTGTACGTTGCAGCTACTGGTGAAGAAGGTTGGAAGATGTTTTCAATGCACAATCCTTCTTTGGTGATCCTTGATTTGATGTTACCTGGCATGGATGGTTTCGAAGTTCTTGAAAAAATAAGATCTGTCGATGAAGAGGTTGGAATAATTGTTTTAACGGCTCGTGGAGAAGTAGAAAATAAGATACGTGGTCTCAAGAAAGGTGCCGATGATTATGTACCAAAGCCATTTCATTTGGATGAGTTATTAGCACGTGTTGAGGCGGTAGCAAGAAGGGTTAGAAAGCCCGAGCAATTCAAAATTGGTGAAATTGTTTTTGATATTGGATCCAAAACACTCATCTTTCCCGATGGTTCGATGACTGTTCTTTCAGAAAGAGAAAGCAGTCTACTGTATTATCTTTGCATAAATGAAGGAAAGGTTGTGAGTAGGGAAGAATTACTCAAAGAGATCTGGGGTGACAGTGAATACATAAGTAAAAATGTAGTCGATGTCTATGTGAAATATTTGAGAGATAAAATGAAAGGAAATGCTCATCTAATAAGAACTATCAGAGGTGTTGGATATGTTCTCAACACTTAA
- a CDS encoding YbaB/EbfC family nucleoid-associated protein, with product MKKIKGFGGRSYGKTEKPEGIEKIQQQMKEQLEKIEEGFENIEVTGTAGGGAIKVTAKCNYEVSKIEYDNSLLDDQEMFNDLLIAAINEALREVTKRRDEEFSKVVGFGGLPNL from the coding sequence ATGAAAAAAATCAAAGGATTTGGCGGAAGGAGTTATGGCAAAACCGAGAAGCCAGAAGGTATCGAAAAAATTCAGCAACAGATGAAAGAACAACTTGAGAAGATTGAAGAGGGATTCGAAAATATCGAAGTTACTGGAACTGCTGGAGGAGGAGCCATCAAGGTGACAGCAAAGTGTAATTACGAAGTCTCTAAAATCGAATACGACAATTCTCTGCTTGATGACCAAGAGATGTTCAACGATCTTTTGATAGCTGCAATCAATGAAGCCTTGAGAGAAGTTACGAAAAGAAGAGATGAAGAATTTTCGAAGGTTGTTGGTTTTGGCGGTCTTCCCAATTTGTGA
- a CDS encoding phosphoglycerate kinase, producing the protein MKKLTIRDVDLNGKTVIMRVDFNVPIDKDGKVSDDTRITAALPTIKYAVEKKAKVILLSHLGRPKGGPDPKYSLKPVADHLKKISGLNVLFVPHLIGEEVKQAVKNMKPGDVLILENTRFHPGEEKNDLELAKAWAELADIHVNDAFGTAHRAHSSNVGIAMFIPSVAGFLMEKEIEFLNKVTYEPEHPYVVVLGGAKVSDKIGVITNLLNKADKLLIGGAMMFTFFKAKGIPVGSSLVEDDKLELAKEILKQAEQKKVQIILPVDTVIAQKMEAGTESRVVEIKGGIPDGWMGLDIGPQTIRLFGESLKDAKTVVWNGPMGVFEIDDFAKGTKAVAELIAKVNGTTVIGGGDSAAAVAKFGLESAYSHVSTGGGASLEFLEGKELPGITSIADKKK; encoded by the coding sequence ATGAAAAAACTGACGATAAGAGACGTAGATCTAAATGGCAAGACTGTGATAATGAGGGTAGATTTCAATGTGCCCATAGACAAAGATGGAAAGGTTTCGGACGATACAAGAATCACTGCGGCTTTACCAACTATAAAGTATGCAGTGGAGAAAAAGGCAAAGGTCATTTTGCTTTCACACCTGGGTAGACCAAAGGGTGGACCGGATCCCAAGTACAGTCTAAAGCCTGTTGCGGATCATCTCAAAAAGATCTCCGGTTTGAATGTCCTGTTTGTACCACACTTGATCGGTGAAGAGGTCAAACAGGCTGTGAAAAATATGAAACCAGGAGATGTTCTAATTTTGGAAAACACAAGATTCCATCCTGGGGAAGAGAAAAATGATCTGGAACTCGCAAAAGCTTGGGCTGAACTTGCAGATATCCATGTCAACGATGCATTTGGCACTGCTCATAGAGCTCATTCCTCAAATGTTGGTATAGCTATGTTCATACCAAGCGTCGCGGGTTTTCTTATGGAGAAAGAAATTGAGTTTCTCAACAAAGTCACGTACGAGCCAGAACATCCATATGTAGTAGTCTTAGGTGGTGCAAAGGTCTCAGACAAAATAGGAGTCATAACAAACCTTTTGAACAAAGCAGACAAATTATTGATAGGCGGAGCCATGATGTTCACATTCTTCAAAGCCAAAGGTATACCTGTAGGTTCTTCCTTGGTTGAGGATGATAAACTTGAGCTTGCAAAAGAAATCTTAAAACAAGCAGAACAAAAAAAGGTTCAGATAATTCTCCCGGTTGATACAGTTATAGCTCAAAAAATGGAAGCAGGTACAGAATCAAGAGTCGTTGAAATCAAGGGTGGTATACCAGATGGATGGATGGGTCTTGATATAGGACCACAGACGATAAGATTGTTTGGAGAATCTCTCAAAGATGCCAAGACAGTTGTTTGGAATGGTCCCATGGGCGTCTTCGAGATCGACGATTTTGCAAAAGGTACAAAAGCCGTTGCCGAGTTGATAGCTAAGGTTAATGGAACAACCGTTATAGGTGGAGGAGATTCCGCAGCAGCAGTTGCTAAATTCGGTCTTGAATCAGCTTATTCACATGTTTCGACTGGTGGAGGAGCATCACTTGAATTTCTCGAAGGCAAGGAACTTCCTGGAATTACAAGTATAGCAGATAAAAAAAAATAG
- a CDS encoding DUF1385 domain-containing protein: MKVGGQAIIEGVLMIGRNVSIAVRDNKGAIVVEEISKKTPSSSKLFKIAFLRGIISLYYSLYYGIYALDRSAEISSGQKMKRSETIFSLLLAVALAVGLFLVLPVFLTNLLKFLKDNEFMFSLVEGLIRLGLFLLYVYVISLLKDVKRIFQYHGAEHMVIHAYEANEELTVENVRKHSTIHPRCGTSFMMIFLIISIVVFSLLGSLISLGLTGKVISRIVLIPVVIGFSYEFLRISARGSKFIKILASPGLILQKLTTATPNDSQIEVAIAALRKAIDEERNTNCKKDSEGPEFFG; encoded by the coding sequence ATGAAAGTAGGAGGACAAGCGATCATCGAAGGTGTGTTGATGATTGGTAGGAATGTATCCATAGCTGTTAGAGATAACAAAGGAGCAATAGTAGTTGAAGAGATCAGCAAGAAAACGCCATCAAGTTCTAAACTATTCAAGATAGCCTTTCTCAGAGGAATTATCAGCCTTTACTATTCTCTTTACTATGGAATATATGCACTTGACAGGTCAGCTGAGATTAGCTCAGGACAAAAGATGAAAAGATCAGAGACCATTTTCTCTCTGCTTTTAGCTGTTGCTTTGGCTGTTGGTCTTTTTCTCGTATTACCGGTTTTTCTGACAAATTTGCTTAAATTTTTGAAGGATAACGAGTTCATGTTTTCACTTGTTGAAGGTTTGATCAGGTTGGGTTTGTTTTTGTTGTATGTCTATGTCATTTCACTTCTTAAAGATGTGAAAAGAATTTTTCAATACCATGGCGCTGAACATATGGTCATTCATGCATATGAAGCGAATGAAGAATTAACCGTCGAAAATGTCAGAAAACATAGCACGATTCATCCAAGATGTGGGACAAGTTTCATGATGATCTTTTTGATAATTTCCATTGTTGTTTTCAGCCTACTTGGTTCACTGATATCACTTGGATTGACTGGGAAGGTGATCAGTAGAATAGTATTGATCCCCGTAGTTATAGGATTTTCGTACGAGTTCTTGCGAATATCCGCCAGAGGTTCAAAATTCATAAAAATCTTGGCTTCACCAGGGTTAATACTCCAGAAACTCACAACAGCTACACCTAATGATTCACAAATCGAGGTTGCTATTGCCGCTCTTAGAAAAGCAATAGATGAAGAGAGAAACACAAATTGCAAGAAAGATAGCGAAGGACCAGAATTTTTCGGCTAA
- the gap gene encoding type I glyceraldehyde-3-phosphate dehydrogenase yields MKVAINGFGRVGRVVLREILRRNWKNLEVVAINDVTDAPTLAHLFKYDSVHKIYPNEVLAKDKELIINGKSYLVFSEKDPSKLPWKDLGVDIVIESSGVFTEKEKASLHLQAGAKKVIITAPAKGEDITVVIGCNEKNLKPEHTVISCASCTTNSIAPIIKVLHEKFNIMSGFLTTVHAYTNDQRVLDLPHKDLRRARAAAINTIPTTTGAAKAVALVVPELKGKLDGVALRVPVPDGSISDFVAVVEKQTTIEEVNEVVKQACESSLKGVVKYNTDPIVSSDIIGTTYSGIFDATLTNVKGNLIKVFSWYDNEYGYSCRVVDTVELVAKLI; encoded by the coding sequence ATGAAAGTAGCAATTAACGGTTTTGGAAGGGTTGGAAGAGTAGTACTGAGAGAAATTTTAAGGCGCAATTGGAAGAATCTCGAGGTAGTTGCCATCAATGATGTCACCGATGCCCCTACTCTTGCTCATCTGTTCAAGTATGATTCTGTACACAAGATTTATCCAAATGAAGTCCTTGCAAAAGACAAAGAATTAATTATCAATGGTAAAAGTTACTTGGTCTTCAGCGAAAAGGATCCATCCAAGCTACCTTGGAAAGATCTCGGTGTGGATATAGTCATTGAGTCATCAGGTGTTTTCACAGAAAAAGAGAAAGCATCACTTCATCTGCAAGCAGGTGCGAAGAAGGTTATCATTACAGCTCCAGCAAAGGGAGAAGATATAACTGTTGTTATAGGATGCAACGAGAAAAATTTGAAACCAGAACACACAGTTATTTCCTGTGCTTCTTGTACAACAAATTCGATTGCACCTATAATCAAGGTATTACATGAAAAGTTCAATATCATGAGTGGTTTTCTGACAACGGTACATGCCTACACAAACGACCAGAGAGTACTCGATTTACCACATAAAGACCTCAGAAGAGCAAGAGCTGCTGCTATCAACACGATACCAACAACTACTGGAGCTGCGAAGGCAGTCGCCTTAGTCGTACCAGAACTCAAAGGAAAACTCGACGGAGTTGCCCTGAGAGTACCAGTACCAGATGGTTCTATTTCTGATTTTGTTGCAGTTGTTGAAAAACAAACAACAATTGAAGAGGTCAATGAAGTTGTTAAACAAGCTTGCGAGAGCTCTCTGAAGGGAGTTGTCAAATACAACACCGATCCAATCGTTAGCAGTGACATAATTGGTACAACCTATTCTGGTATCTTCGACGCCACATTGACAAACGTAAAGGGTAATCTGATCAAAGTATTCTCATGGTATGACAATGAATACGGTTACAGCTGTCGTGTTGTAGATACGGTTGAACTTGTAGCAAAGCTCATCTAA
- a CDS encoding transglycosylase SLT domain-containing protein, whose product MFAEKLKMVTLIIVTMMVAVLFGEPAPTWFRNMVTECRSKHGLIVDNDIIDELYTAIVEISKKHDFDPLLIIALINVESEFRNVVGLSGELGLVQIKKETAEFVAQKYSLPEPEGGWSTLLWDFRVNIEYGVLYLKYLLQRNSGNLLKALEMYNGGSMKTEYANRIVKEYKELMQNKAINSGR is encoded by the coding sequence GTGTTTGCTGAGAAGCTAAAGATGGTTACGCTAATTATTGTTACTATGATGGTAGCTGTGTTATTTGGAGAACCAGCACCAACTTGGTTCAGGAACATGGTTACAGAATGCAGATCTAAGCATGGTTTAATCGTTGATAACGACATCATTGACGAACTTTACACAGCGATTGTCGAGATAAGTAAAAAACATGACTTTGACCCGCTTTTGATCATAGCTCTGATAAATGTCGAGAGCGAGTTTAGAAACGTGGTAGGTTTGTCTGGAGAATTGGGTTTGGTTCAGATAAAGAAAGAAACAGCTGAATTCGTTGCCCAGAAATATTCTCTCCCTGAACCCGAAGGAGGATGGTCAACTCTCTTGTGGGATTTTCGTGTCAATATCGAGTATGGTGTTCTGTATTTAAAATACCTGCTTCAAAGAAATTCCGGTAATTTGTTGAAAGCACTTGAAATGTATAACGGTGGTAGTATGAAAACAGAGTATGCCAATAGAATAGTCAAAGAGTACAAGGAGTTGATGCAAAATAAGGCTATTAATAGTGGAAGATGA
- a CDS encoding polysaccharide biosynthesis protein codes for MRRFVLFALDVGLTFFAGIVALFVRLGFDWPELTKYFSSIPIYCLIAAIVYIINGTYNIVWLYASFRDMIVLIRGSIIAYLSSVLFFHLVKSIVMPRSVGMMTFLGSAMLLMASRFFWQWLNSVQPSGKKRVLIVGAGNAGTMLLEDFEHRPNLGKVVGFLDDSPRKIGRRIHGVPIFGPIDRAKDVIHLLKVDEVIIAIPSASAQQMRRIVSLIDPKIVKVRTLPGIYELTDRQAKIGYLRELTLEDLLGREEIKVDLEMIRSFIKNKRVLVTGAGGSIGSELCRQIANFEPSLLVLLGKGENSIYQIDEELSITHPNVIKRCIIADVADAIRMNQVFASIQPQVVFHAAAHKHVPLMEENPYEAVRVNTIGTKILAELCCKYNTEKMVFISTDKAVNPSSVMGATKRLAELLLLSINSDCKTNFVIVRFGNVIGSRGSVIPKFNSQIEKGGPLTITDPRMTRYFMSISEAVSLVLQAMSLGKNKDLFVLDMGKPVSIDELARTLIFLHGLVPDQDIKIVYTGIRKGEKITEELFYKDEIAVPTSHPKVMVVKNNKFIDYAVLCRFIDQILQMTVNEPERAVQKIYDFLESL; via the coding sequence TTGAGAAGGTTCGTTCTCTTTGCCTTAGACGTTGGTCTGACCTTTTTTGCCGGAATCGTGGCATTGTTTGTCAGGCTTGGTTTTGATTGGCCAGAACTTACAAAATACTTTTCAAGTATACCGATCTATTGTTTGATAGCAGCGATTGTGTATATCATAAATGGGACTTACAATATCGTTTGGCTATACGCTTCATTCAGAGATATGATTGTTCTTATACGTGGATCAATTATCGCTTATTTATCATCTGTTCTTTTTTTTCATTTAGTGAAATCAATTGTCATGCCTCGTTCAGTTGGTATGATGACCTTTCTTGGCTCCGCAATGCTTCTAATGGCGAGTCGTTTCTTCTGGCAGTGGTTAAACAGCGTACAACCATCTGGTAAAAAAAGGGTTTTGATAGTAGGTGCAGGCAATGCAGGAACGATGCTACTTGAAGATTTTGAGCACAGGCCAAACCTCGGGAAGGTTGTGGGGTTTTTGGACGATTCTCCAAGAAAGATAGGCAGACGGATTCATGGAGTGCCAATTTTTGGTCCTATAGATCGTGCAAAAGATGTTATTCATTTGTTGAAAGTAGATGAAGTTATAATAGCCATTCCATCTGCGAGTGCTCAACAAATGAGAAGAATCGTCTCTTTAATTGATCCAAAGATTGTGAAAGTCCGTACACTTCCCGGGATATATGAATTAACAGATAGACAGGCAAAGATAGGTTATCTGAGAGAATTGACACTGGAAGATTTACTTGGCAGAGAGGAAATAAAAGTTGATCTGGAGATGATAAGATCCTTCATAAAAAATAAAAGGGTATTGGTAACCGGCGCGGGTGGAAGTATAGGAAGCGAATTGTGTAGACAAATTGCAAATTTTGAACCATCATTGCTTGTGTTACTTGGTAAAGGGGAAAACAGCATTTATCAAATAGACGAAGAGCTGTCAATTACACATCCAAATGTTATAAAAAGGTGCATAATAGCTGATGTTGCAGATGCTATAAGAATGAATCAAGTTTTTGCATCAATACAGCCTCAGGTAGTGTTTCATGCAGCTGCCCACAAACACGTTCCTTTAATGGAAGAAAATCCCTATGAAGCGGTACGAGTAAATACAATTGGGACCAAAATACTCGCTGAGTTGTGCTGTAAGTATAACACAGAGAAAATGGTATTCATTTCAACGGACAAGGCCGTAAACCCATCTTCAGTGATGGGTGCAACCAAAAGATTGGCTGAATTGTTACTTCTTTCTATTAATTCTGATTGTAAAACTAATTTTGTAATCGTCAGGTTTGGCAATGTCATAGGTAGTAGAGGTAGCGTAATACCAAAGTTCAATTCGCAGATTGAAAAAGGAGGACCATTGACTATCACCGATCCCAGAATGACAAGGTATTTTATGAGTATATCTGAAGCAGTTTCTCTCGTATTACAAGCCATGAGTTTAGGAAAAAACAAAGATCTCTTTGTGCTGGATATGGGTAAACCTGTTTCCATAGATGAACTTGCAAGAACACTGATATTTTTACATGGTCTCGTCCCAGATCAAGATATAAAAATAGTCTATACAGGAATCAGAAAAGGAGAAAAAATCACGGAAGAACTCTTTTATAAAGATGAAATAGCAGTACCCACATCTCATCCTAAGGTGATGGTAGTGAAAAACAACAAATTCATCGATTATGCAGTTCTTTGCCGCTTCATAGACCAGATTTTGCAAATGACTGTGAATGAACCAGAAAGAGCCGTCCAGAAAATCTATGATTTTCTGGAATCACTCTAA
- a CDS encoding glycosyltransferase family 4 protein, with protein sequence MSFVISFCLSLIFVRFFAQKFPVDLPSSRKIHKVPIPLTGGIAIFVALLFVENQTKMVLLICFAFLFGILDDIEELSYKIKLPFQLIIAIVQLIIGPSEIYFLSIPLHGIFAKTIQTFWFMSMFNALNMIDGMDALACSTSMISAFLIGEWRLGFAIAGFLPFNLPKAKSFLGNSGSAILGAVLPISVLVFFKGDIGYATIFLGYPAYEVVSSFLRRIVRHKNPFVADKNHTHHLFMKKIGVWRTLIFLIIFSFLCNLLGLAEKFWSFAIFLAICVSLFIYCFSKSGNSNLDL encoded by the coding sequence ATGAGCTTTGTAATATCTTTTTGCCTAAGTTTGATTTTCGTGAGATTCTTTGCTCAGAAGTTCCCTGTGGATTTACCGAGTAGCAGAAAGATTCACAAGGTACCAATACCGTTGACGGGTGGAATAGCTATATTTGTGGCTCTACTTTTTGTGGAAAACCAAACAAAGATGGTATTGCTGATCTGTTTTGCATTTCTCTTTGGCATATTGGACGATATTGAAGAGCTATCTTACAAAATCAAACTACCATTTCAATTGATCATAGCTATTGTTCAATTGATCATTGGTCCAAGCGAGATATATTTTCTCTCAATACCATTGCACGGCATTTTTGCAAAAACCATCCAGACATTTTGGTTCATGTCGATGTTCAATGCGCTTAATATGATAGATGGAATGGATGCACTTGCCTGTTCAACATCAATGATCAGTGCATTCCTAATTGGTGAATGGCGGCTTGGTTTTGCAATTGCAGGTTTCTTACCATTCAATTTACCGAAGGCGAAATCCTTTCTCGGTAACAGTGGTTCGGCTATCTTGGGAGCTGTTTTGCCAATTTCCGTACTTGTATTTTTCAAAGGGGATATAGGTTATGCAACTATCTTCCTTGGTTATCCTGCTTACGAAGTTGTGAGTAGTTTTTTACGTCGTATAGTGAGACACAAAAATCCTTTTGTAGCCGATAAGAACCACACACATCATCTTTTCATGAAAAAAATTGGTGTCTGGCGAACCTTGATTTTTTTGATCATATTTTCTTTCTTATGCAATTTACTTGGATTAGCCGAAAAATTCTGGTCCTTCGCTATCTTTCTTGCAATTTGTGTTTCTCTCTTCATCTATTGCTTTTCTAAGAGCGGCAATAGCAACCTCGATTTGTGA
- the dnaX gene encoding DNA polymerase III subunit gamma/tau, protein MEALYRKYRPKNFDQIIDQLQAKLVLQNAIVKDKVSHAYIFTGPRGTGKTSVARVLAKALNCDNRVNYEPCCQCENCISIDKGIHPDVIELDAASNRGIDEIRRIRDAVGFRPMLGKYKIYIVDEFHMLTREAFNALLKTLEEPPEKVTFILATTNLEKVPATIISRCQVIEFKNFTESDIAENLLRISSIENLKLHENAARLIARRAAGGMRDALSYLEQVASYTLNGIITVESVEKALGLLPSEIVDRYIDYLLNGNFIQIDELIDRIFIDGYDVYQLVQSAIEKIEERISQKPSERLLKVAQGLIEISKELRFVENKKVICKILSMNLAATNQKTLEQTAPQIEQIIVPTEQTHESRDRRPDDKSQPEQSLQIEEILNWIKEEKDLSIYVALVQSRISQKNNTVEISFLPSQRFQYEYLREKILELEYLFKTKAKKDIVINIFIDEEREKRILQKLQENFPGKIRIEE, encoded by the coding sequence GTGGAAGCTCTTTACCGTAAATATAGACCAAAGAACTTCGACCAAATTATAGACCAATTACAAGCCAAATTGGTTCTTCAAAATGCAATTGTGAAAGACAAGGTATCTCATGCATATATTTTCACAGGTCCACGAGGTACTGGAAAAACCTCTGTTGCAAGAGTACTGGCAAAGGCTTTGAACTGTGACAATAGGGTCAATTATGAACCATGCTGTCAATGCGAAAATTGTATTTCAATCGACAAGGGCATTCATCCTGATGTCATAGAACTTGATGCTGCTTCTAATAGAGGAATAGATGAAATTCGTAGAATTAGAGATGCCGTGGGTTTTAGACCAATGCTTGGAAAATACAAAATATACATAGTTGACGAATTTCACATGCTTACAAGAGAGGCATTCAATGCTCTTTTAAAAACTCTGGAAGAACCCCCCGAAAAGGTAACCTTCATCTTAGCAACAACGAATCTGGAGAAAGTCCCAGCCACTATAATCTCAAGATGTCAAGTGATTGAGTTCAAAAACTTCACTGAAAGTGATATTGCTGAAAATCTTTTGCGAATTTCATCGATAGAGAACTTGAAACTTCATGAAAACGCAGCCAGATTGATCGCAAGAAGGGCAGCCGGTGGGATGAGAGATGCCCTATCTTATTTAGAACAAGTTGCCAGTTATACACTAAACGGCATCATAACAGTTGAAAGTGTTGAGAAAGCTCTTGGTCTGTTACCTTCTGAAATTGTCGATAGGTACATCGACTATCTCCTAAATGGGAATTTTATACAAATAGATGAACTGATCGATAGAATTTTTATAGATGGGTACGATGTTTATCAACTCGTTCAATCGGCGATTGAAAAAATTGAGGAGAGAATCTCCCAAAAACCATCAGAACGATTGTTAAAAGTCGCTCAGGGATTAATCGAGATATCCAAAGAACTCAGGTTTGTGGAGAACAAGAAAGTCATCTGTAAGATTCTCTCGATGAATCTTGCGGCTACGAATCAAAAAACATTGGAGCAAACAGCACCACAAATAGAACAAATCATCGTTCCAACGGAACAAACTCATGAAAGTCGTGATAGAAGACCAGATGACAAATCTCAACCCGAACAAAGTCTGCAAATTGAAGAAATACTAAACTGGATTAAAGAAGAAAAAGATCTCTCAATATATGTAGCGCTTGTACAATCGAGAATCTCTCAAAAAAATAATACTGTGGAAATATCGTTTCTTCCATCTCAACGATTTCAGTACGAATATTTGAGAGAAAAAATTCTTGAACTTGAATACCTATTCAAAACGAAGGCAAAGAAAGACATTGTAATAAATATCTTCATTGATGAAGAACGCGAGAAGAGAATACTTCAGAAACTCCAAGAGAATTTTCCAGGAAAAATCCGCATAGAGGAGTGA
- a CDS encoding sensor histidine kinase yields MVFWQTVLFSVVLGLGLTAAYSLVKNMHLNRSVENLRRDVLNAFKMPGRILMNLQLPPGVAVLDDGGNVVLGSINTEHEHFGKFVEQVLKVKRPTYIKLGRDEYLVAKARFMSVIGERDFYLLSPAGGMGDFLKILSRGFIIFWIFFSGISLLVGNYFVSKSLAPMNRITNELKDINTTDLTRRVYDPGLNDEVSMLAETINNMLDRLKIGFEAQNDFINDVSHELRTPLTTIQGYSELIQRFADNKEIVNESAQAIQETCAKLINLSETLLMLSRPITKLEIRSIELRSFLEDLASEFKREFNDFQIDVEGEGIGCADPKVLQIIVKALTENAIKFSKDRKQVILRCGNGWVSVKDFGIGIDESEKEKIFRRFYKGDKSRSNNGYGLGLSLVEKLSRIMGCKIDLQSKPNEGSEFTIIMPRCHEEEKI; encoded by the coding sequence ATGGTGTTCTGGCAGACCGTACTTTTCTCGGTGGTACTTGGTCTTGGTTTAACGGCGGCTTATTCATTGGTTAAAAATATGCATTTGAATCGTTCAGTGGAAAATCTCAGAAGAGATGTTCTGAATGCATTCAAAATGCCCGGAAGGATTTTGATGAATCTCCAATTGCCGCCGGGTGTAGCTGTTCTGGATGATGGTGGAAATGTAGTTTTGGGAAGTATAAATACAGAGCATGAACATTTTGGGAAATTCGTCGAACAGGTTCTGAAGGTGAAAAGACCAACATATATAAAGCTTGGAAGAGATGAATATCTTGTCGCAAAGGCAAGATTCATGAGTGTTATTGGAGAAAGGGATTTTTACTTACTTTCCCCAGCAGGTGGCATGGGGGATTTTCTGAAGATCCTGTCACGTGGATTTATCATCTTTTGGATTTTCTTCAGTGGTATATCTCTTCTTGTGGGTAACTACTTTGTGAGTAAATCACTTGCGCCCATGAACAGAATCACAAATGAATTGAAAGATATTAATACAACAGATTTAACAAGAAGGGTATATGATCCTGGACTTAACGATGAAGTCTCCATGCTTGCGGAGACCATCAACAATATGCTCGATAGATTGAAAATTGGTTTTGAGGCACAGAACGACTTCATTAACGACGTTTCGCATGAGTTAAGGACACCTTTAACTACGATACAAGGTTATTCAGAATTGATTCAGCGTTTTGCTGATAACAAAGAAATTGTCAATGAATCTGCTCAAGCAATACAAGAAACTTGCGCAAAACTCATCAATCTTTCTGAAACACTACTCATGTTGTCAAGACCTATAACAAAATTGGAGATAAGATCAATAGAATTAAGATCTTTTCTGGAGGATCTGGCAAGCGAATTCAAACGTGAATTCAACGATTTTCAAATAGATGTTGAGGGAGAAGGTATAGGTTGTGCAGACCCAAAGGTCTTACAAATTATCGTCAAAGCCCTGACTGAAAACGCCATAAAATTTTCAAAAGATAGAAAACAAGTAATTCTCAGGTGCGGTAATGGGTGGGTGAGTGTCAAGGATTTTGGTATAGGAATAGATGAATCGGAAAAAGAAAAGATCTTTCGAAGGTTCTACAAAGGTGACAAATCAAGATCGAATAATGGATATGGTCTTGGTTTGTCTTTGGTCGAAAAGCTCTCGAGGATAATGGGATGTAAGATAGATCTTCAGAGTAAACCTAACGAGGGAAGTGAATTCACAATCATCATGCCCAGATGCCATGAGGAGGAAAAAATATGA